Proteins co-encoded in one Euleptes europaea isolate rEulEur1 chromosome 1, rEulEur1.hap1, whole genome shotgun sequence genomic window:
- the TMEM100 gene encoding transmembrane protein 100: protein MTDEPIKEILGGSKCPQCAAVEKSNNNDCRATAVPLVSECQLTAATGGNELSCYRCTVPFGVVILIAGVVVTSVAYSFNSHGSIISVLGLVVLSSGLLLLASSALCWKIRQRSKKAKRRESQTVLVANQRSLFA from the coding sequence ATGACTGACGAGCCCATCAAGGAGATCTTGGGAGGTTCCAAATGTCCTCAGTGTGCTGCAGTGGAGAAGAGCAACAACAACGACTGCCGGGCAACTGCTGTCCCTTTAGTGAGTGAATGCCAGCTCACAGCTGCCACGGGGGGTAACGAACTCTCCTGCTATCGCTGCACGGTCCCTTTTGGCGTGGTGATCCTCATTGCCGGAGTGGTGGTCACATCCGTGGCATATAGCTTCAACTCTCACGGGTCCATAATCTCTGTGCTTGGATTGGTTGTCTTGTCATCGGGACTTCTTTTGCTGGCGTCAAGTGCACTGTGCTGGAAAATCAGGCAGAGAAGCAAGAAGGCAAAGAGGCGAGAAAGCCAAACCGTTCTCGTCGCAAATCAGAGAAGTCTGtttgcttaa